A stretch of the Sphingobacterium thalpophilum genome encodes the following:
- a CDS encoding carboxypeptidase-like regulatory domain-containing protein, which translates to MRIFYLLFLASALGCGKKDTAPENSGKVSGTVRDGAGSPIPGVQIIVDNSIFFNSNLSTKTTSEGNYTLALPKTGSWYAFAVHRVPFNGKTYECYLHPEDPTGFGPEGAVRHFSWKLSGQKAAPLTGHYGGTVTVDNFPGLYLETDKIRFTLIPQGNLIDGSQGQILERYATDGQQILDVPIGRYKITARYNGEALKLRRWNTEDSFATELILDFEPQIAAQCDNCLKLEYNR; encoded by the coding sequence ATGAGAATCTTCTATCTTTTATTTTTGGCCTCCGCACTGGGGTGCGGCAAAAAGGACACAGCTCCCGAAAATTCCGGAAAAGTCAGCGGAACGGTAAGGGACGGTGCGGGCTCACCGATACCGGGGGTCCAGATCATCGTGGACAACAGTATATTCTTCAACAGCAACCTCTCCACAAAAACAACATCTGAAGGGAATTACACTCTGGCGCTCCCAAAAACCGGAAGCTGGTACGCATTTGCAGTCCACAGGGTACCGTTCAACGGAAAGACCTATGAGTGCTATCTACATCCCGAGGATCCAACGGGGTTTGGACCCGAGGGTGCTGTGCGTCATTTCTCCTGGAAGCTCTCCGGTCAGAAAGCAGCTCCTTTAACCGGCCATTATGGAGGGACAGTAACCGTCGATAACTTTCCCGGCCTCTATCTGGAAACAGACAAGATAAGGTTTACCCTTATCCCACAGGGCAATCTAATCGATGGTTCCCAGGGACAGATCTTGGAAAGGTACGCTACGGACGGACAGCAGATCCTGGATGTTCCGATCGGCCGATATAAGATCACCGCCCGCTATAATGGCGAAGCCCTAAAACTCCGCAGATGGAACACCGAAGATAGCTTTGCAACTGAACTGATCCTTGACTTTGAGCCGCAGATCGCCGCTCAGTGCGACAATTGTCTTAAGCTGGAATATAATAGATAA
- a CDS encoding sensor histidine kinase: MTLYRTVQEAVTNMVKHSGATEGIVQLEGNGRILRITVEDNGIGFDKNNAPRKGLGLSGLVSRVTKLGGAIEIRTSLGNGTTIYFEIGSVPIK; encoded by the coding sequence TTGACGCTCTATAGAACGGTTCAGGAGGCCGTTACCAATATGGTGAAGCATTCAGGAGCAACCGAAGGGATCGTGCAGCTTGAGGGCAATGGGAGGATCTTACGGATAACCGTTGAGGACAATGGCATAGGCTTCGACAAAAATAATGCCCCTAGGAAAGGGTTGGGACTGAGCGGACTTGTCTCCAGGGTCACAAAACTGGGCGGAGCTATTGAAATCCGCACTTCTCTTGGCAACGGTACTACAATCTATTTCGAGATCGGTTCAGTTCCTATAAAATAG
- a CDS encoding LytR/AlgR family response regulator transcription factor encodes MIRIGTPEAARPFSSARQAGYPGRIFLEKGGRLIKVNVPEITYLRADRDYTWIYTTDSSAYLSNHGIGVLSQRLDPDKFMRVHRSYMVNLEHVQELYRDVRRFYLLVSGEIEIGVGKQYVPMVRELIF; translated from the coding sequence TTGATCCGTATCGGTACCCCTGAAGCGGCCAGACCATTTTCCTCAGCCCGGCAGGCCGGATACCCCGGTCGTATATTTTTGGAAAAAGGCGGCAGGCTAATAAAGGTGAATGTACCTGAGATCACCTATTTGCGGGCAGACCGGGACTATACCTGGATCTATACCACCGACAGTAGCGCCTATCTCAGCAACCATGGTATAGGGGTACTCAGTCAGAGGCTTGATCCCGATAAGTTTATGCGGGTCCACCGGTCCTACATGGTCAATCTGGAACATGTGCAGGAACTCTATAGGGATGTCAGGAGATTTTATCTCCTTGTGAGCGGAGAGATCGAGATCGGGGTAGGCAAGCAGTACGTTCCGATGGTCAGGGAACTCATCTTCTGA
- a CDS encoding response regulator: MTTIGIVDDHPLIIEGLVQMLDTFQQFEVVLKAQSGEDLLSALQRTVPDVLLLDIELPDTDGTALCLKILEKCPELPIIALTNHDEVLYVRKMMRNGAMGYLLKGTDREGLVEAIMSVMSGKQFIDREIERSIIDQAITGRNAAVNVKLTSRECEVLALIAHEHSNQEIADRLFLSIRTVESHRHSLNQKLNIRTAAGLVREAYLRGLI, from the coding sequence ATGACAACGATAGGAATAGTGGATGACCATCCCCTGATCATAGAGGGGCTTGTCCAGATGCTGGATACCTTCCAGCAGTTTGAAGTGGTGCTAAAGGCCCAAAGCGGAGAGGATCTTCTCTCTGCACTGCAGAGAACGGTTCCAGATGTTCTGCTGCTCGATATCGAGCTTCCCGACACCGATGGAACGGCACTCTGTCTGAAGATTCTTGAGAAATGTCCTGAGCTGCCCATTATCGCTCTTACCAACCATGACGAGGTCCTTTACGTGAGGAAGATGATGAGAAACGGAGCGATGGGCTATCTTTTGAAGGGAACTGATCGGGAAGGACTTGTTGAAGCCATCATGAGTGTAATGTCCGGAAAACAGTTCATCGATAGGGAGATCGAACGTTCCATAATAGATCAGGCCATTACAGGTAGGAATGCTGCAGTGAACGTAAAGCTGACGAGCCGGGAATGTGAAGTACTGGCATTGATCGCGCATGAACATTCCAATCAGGAAATCGCCGATAGGCTCTTTCTCAGCATTCGGACCGTGGAGTCGCACCGGCATAGCCTGAACCAAAAGCTCAATATCAGGACTGCGGCCGGATTGGTCAGGGAGGCCTACCTGAGGGGGCTTATCTGA
- a CDS encoding RidA family protein: MPKEVGPYSHSTNYGDLIFVSGQIGLDPKTNTIKNDIEEQTVQIMENVKIILENNQSDFQHITKTTIFLTDIKQFETINKIYERYFTNNLPARSTVEVSSLAKNASIEIECIAVKR, translated from the coding sequence TTGCCAAAAGAAGTGGGACCTTACAGCCATTCGACCAATTACGGTGATCTCATTTTTGTATCGGGTCAAATTGGCTTAGACCCAAAAACCAATACGATAAAAAACGATATAGAAGAACAAACGGTTCAGATTATGGAAAATGTAAAGATTATCTTAGAAAATAACCAATCCGACTTCCAACACATTACCAAGACCACGATCTTTTTAACAGATATAAAACAGTTTGAAACCATTAATAAAATTTATGAGCGTTATTTTACGAATAATTTGCCGGCAAGAAGTACGGTCGAAGTTTCTTCCTTAGCTAAGAATGCGAGTATCGAAATTGAATGTATTGCTGTTAAACGTTGA
- a CDS encoding TonB-dependent receptor — translation MKKAYPLLTIFTLCWTLALGQQIQGRVTDIHNVPLQGATINIYRQDSGTPIESVSSDSTGRYIFEKLTVGIYYQVKSTMVGFEAWAKDSILIKQPTSLELHIAMEPSSSNLAEVTVTAERAYIEKRHDRTVVNPDIMLSSTGGTALEALEKSPGVLLDQSGNIRLSGKSGVSVYIDDRPTNLVGEQLREFLRTVPVAQIDRIELMTNPPANYDAAGSGGIIAIHTKRYRSKGIHGGVSLAYQQGKYGQTNNSADIAFNNFKWALSATTSFSTTDTYTDLDILRKFEGGQSLMSPIFSQDTWIRRKGTSLSGRIGADYFMDEKSTIGVNLNLRSSPLELKSLGESRFISSPENPDSILIANNIEERTFSNLGANLNYRYKKPESGQKLTIDLDFLNYRGNNEQLFDNSTYLPGGEATAFESQLGRVPNDIKIYSAKADFVHPFKETIRISSGLKTSSTFTDNDADFYRIFEDDMVVDLEKTNHFRFRESIHSAFTSIDGKYGKWSYQAGLRFEGTISSGHQLGNGMQPDSSFNRRHFDFFPTVYLQYRPSAESKHTISLNYGRRIDRPHYAWLNPFVTPFDKYTYYVGTPYLRPSFINQTELLYTFQPLVDFTLAYAKVKDLMSETIRIEDGVYYSQQGNLGSLKTLSATLNVTYSPIEKFTLTGHTAIHHLHTKSAIYGQQLDTKGTFMLIRPTLTYKPSEKWSFQVDGEYQGGQKFAQFNMKERTRVNSAINFKMNAGCSFNLAINDIFHSDINAGEIGYLSGTYATFSTLRDSRTVNLSFRYRFTKGAKNDRQYQGGGAQSEQQRT, via the coding sequence ATGAAAAAAGCATATCCATTACTAACCATATTCACTTTGTGTTGGACTTTGGCTCTTGGACAGCAGATCCAGGGCCGGGTTACCGATATCCATAACGTACCCCTACAGGGGGCTACGATCAACATCTACCGACAGGACAGCGGAACTCCTATCGAATCGGTCAGTTCGGATTCCACCGGCCGGTATATATTCGAAAAGCTGACCGTTGGGATATACTATCAGGTCAAAAGTACAATGGTCGGTTTTGAAGCCTGGGCAAAAGATTCTATCCTGATAAAACAGCCTACATCTTTAGAACTGCATATCGCGATGGAGCCCAGCTCCAGCAATTTAGCTGAGGTGACCGTAACCGCAGAAAGGGCTTATATCGAAAAACGTCACGACAGAACGGTAGTAAATCCAGATATCATGTTGTCCAGTACCGGAGGAACGGCGCTGGAGGCCCTTGAAAAATCACCCGGTGTTCTGCTTGATCAGAGCGGAAACATCCGTCTCTCGGGAAAATCAGGTGTTTCCGTGTATATTGACGACCGACCGACCAACCTTGTCGGTGAGCAGCTACGGGAATTTCTACGTACTGTTCCGGTAGCCCAGATCGACCGGATAGAACTGATGACAAATCCACCGGCAAACTACGACGCTGCGGGAAGCGGGGGAATCATCGCAATCCATACCAAACGATATCGATCTAAGGGTATACATGGAGGTGTGAGCCTTGCCTATCAGCAGGGAAAATATGGACAGACAAACAATAGCGCCGATATTGCATTCAACAACTTCAAATGGGCACTGTCGGCCACTACCTCATTTTCGACAACGGACACCTATACCGATCTGGATATTCTCCGTAAATTCGAGGGCGGACAATCCCTCATGTCTCCGATATTTTCGCAGGATACCTGGATCAGGAGAAAGGGTACTTCCCTATCAGGCCGGATCGGAGCGGATTATTTTATGGATGAAAAGAGCACGATCGGTGTCAACCTGAACCTTAGGTCCTCTCCACTTGAACTGAAATCCTTAGGGGAAAGCCGATTTATTTCATCTCCCGAAAACCCTGACTCTATCCTGATCGCAAACAACATCGAAGAGCGTACATTTTCCAACTTGGGAGCAAATCTCAATTACCGCTATAAAAAACCGGAATCTGGGCAGAAGCTTACCATTGACCTTGATTTCCTTAACTATAGGGGAAACAACGAACAGCTTTTTGATAATTCCACCTATCTCCCGGGAGGTGAAGCAACCGCTTTCGAATCACAGCTCGGAAGGGTACCTAACGATATCAAGATCTATTCCGCAAAGGCAGATTTTGTCCATCCCTTTAAAGAGACCATACGTATATCATCGGGGCTCAAGACCAGCAGTACCTTCACCGACAACGATGCGGACTTTTACAGGATATTCGAAGACGACATGGTAGTCGACCTCGAAAAGACGAACCATTTCCGGTTCAGGGAATCTATCCATTCCGCCTTCACCAGTATTGACGGGAAATATGGGAAGTGGAGTTATCAGGCCGGTTTGCGCTTTGAAGGAACCATCTCCAGTGGACACCAACTGGGCAACGGAATGCAGCCGGATTCTTCGTTCAACAGAAGGCACTTTGACTTTTTCCCAACCGTCTATCTGCAGTACAGGCCCTCAGCTGAAAGCAAACATACCATAAGCCTGAATTACGGAAGACGGATCGATCGCCCACATTATGCCTGGTTGAATCCATTCGTGACCCCATTTGACAAATATACCTATTACGTCGGTACGCCGTATCTGAGGCCTTCCTTCATAAATCAAACAGAGCTTTTATACACTTTCCAGCCACTTGTCGATTTCACGCTTGCCTACGCAAAGGTTAAGGACCTCATGAGCGAAACCATCCGGATCGAGGATGGGGTCTACTACAGTCAGCAGGGCAATCTGGGGTCCTTGAAGACTTTGAGCGCCACGCTCAATGTTACCTATAGCCCGATAGAGAAGTTCACTCTTACCGGCCATACGGCAATACATCACCTCCATACCAAAAGTGCAATCTATGGACAGCAGCTCGATACCAAGGGAACATTTATGCTGATCAGGCCAACACTCACCTATAAGCCTTCCGAAAAATGGTCCTTTCAGGTGGACGGTGAATATCAGGGAGGTCAGAAATTCGCACAGTTTAACATGAAGGAACGCACAAGGGTAAATTCTGCCATCAATTTCAAGATGAATGCCGGATGTTCCTTTAATCTCGCTATAAATGATATTTTCCACAGCGATATCAATGCGGGCGAAATAGGCTATCTGTCCGGAACCTATGCGACCTTCTCTACTTTGCGCGATTCAAGGACCGTCAACCTGTCCTTTAGATACCGGTTTACCAAAGGTGCCAAGAACGATCGGCAATATCAGGGAGGCGGGGCGCAGAGCGAGCAGCAGCGAACATAG
- a CDS encoding alpha/beta fold hydrolase, with protein sequence MKKLVLAVVLLTTFISNIVLSQTKRTPASFGREEYIEVEKNVKLHVTDLGEGEPIVLIHGWPLSDAMYEYQSADFIQKGYRVIGITLRGFGLSDKPGGKYNYDVFADDIKVVLDKLDIKNATMGGFSMGGATVIHYVAKYNAAHVSKMALFGAAAPIWTKRADFNYGLWTKEDVNGLINLNNTNRPELFATFGKIFPANETSVSQGHGAWLGGIQAQASPYAMAEGLKTLRDTDLRNDLKKITIPTLILHGKLDKICSFDLAEQMNILLKNSTLVPFEKSGHALFIEELDKFNGELLNFIKK encoded by the coding sequence ATGAAAAAATTAGTTTTAGCAGTCGTATTATTGACAACCTTCATTTCAAATATTGTATTATCACAAACTAAAAGAACTCCTGCATCCTTTGGAAGAGAAGAATATATTGAAGTGGAGAAAAATGTAAAACTCCATGTAACCGACCTTGGTGAGGGAGAGCCCATTGTTTTGATTCACGGATGGCCCCTGAGCGATGCGATGTATGAATATCAATCTGCTGATTTTATCCAAAAAGGCTATCGTGTAATCGGTATTACGTTAAGAGGTTTCGGATTGTCTGATAAACCCGGAGGCAAATATAATTACGATGTGTTTGCCGATGATATCAAAGTTGTTTTGGACAAATTGGATATTAAAAATGCTACAATGGGCGGATTTTCGATGGGGGGCGCCACAGTGATCCACTATGTAGCCAAATACAACGCTGCTCACGTTTCAAAAATGGCATTATTTGGAGCGGCAGCACCAATTTGGACAAAGCGTGCAGACTTTAATTATGGGCTATGGACCAAGGAAGACGTTAACGGATTGATCAATCTGAACAATACCAACCGTCCGGAATTATTCGCCACATTTGGTAAGATATTTCCTGCCAATGAGACCAGCGTTTCTCAAGGTCACGGCGCTTGGTTAGGCGGCATCCAGGCTCAGGCATCACCTTATGCAATGGCTGAAGGATTGAAAACTTTGAGAGATACTGATCTGCGTAATGATTTGAAAAAAATAACAATTCCTACTTTGATCCTACACGGTAAATTAGATAAAATCTGTTCTTTTGACCTGGCAGAACAAATGAATATCTTACTAAAGAATTCAACTTTAGTTCCTTTCGAAAAAAGTGGTCATGCACTCTTCATCGAAGAATTGGATAAATTTAACGGCGAATTATTAAACTTCATCAAAAAATAA
- a CDS encoding LytTR family DNA-binding domain-containing protein, protein MESPLGIGKIVQKLDPSLFIRVHRSFIVNLSKIERIVRTGSCTSLFMDDGHEIIVGKSYLAKIKPFLL, encoded by the coding sequence ATGGAAAGTCCGTTAGGTATCGGAAAGATCGTTCAGAAACTCGATCCTTCCCTCTTCATACGGGTACACAGGTCCTTTATTGTCAACCTGTCGAAGATCGAACGCATAGTGAGGACAGGATCCTGTACCTCTCTCTTTATGGACGATGGACATGAGATTATCGTGGGTAAGTCTTACCTTGCGAAAATCAAACCTTTTCTTCTCTAG
- a CDS encoding phosphate/phosphite/phosphonate ABC transporter substrate-binding protein translates to MEFFSNRIGAKYRMLFLYLLISFMSIKVWAGNRISEPLRIATYTYGNNTRMENLRPLADLIEKRFGTKVELTSYNDINDLVTAITQGKVDISFISTMGNLVLNNGKHKHAMEAVLTMEVPQNASVKYRTAFVVPRESDIVSLKDISHLKGIRLALVSPESTSGNLIPRFVLEKMGISSVGSFFGNISYAGSHRSALEHVLDGHADMAAFGSSEYTEYVKKNGNNSKIRLVQLSDPIPLGPVLFNGSLDKDFQQKLKQLLTSLHIEYPLVFSKITQGWIEAIGAEKFIAIDPDYYETYIDSKDR, encoded by the coding sequence ATGGAATTTTTTTCAAATCGGATCGGGGCTAAATACAGAATGCTTTTTCTGTATCTTCTGATCTCATTCATGAGCATAAAAGTTTGGGCTGGTAACAGAATATCCGAACCGCTCAGAATAGCAACCTATACCTATGGGAATAACACTAGAATGGAAAACCTGCGCCCTTTGGCCGATCTTATTGAAAAAAGATTTGGGACCAAAGTAGAGTTAACAAGCTACAATGACATCAACGATCTGGTAACAGCTATCACTCAAGGGAAAGTGGACATCTCATTTATCAGCACAATGGGAAATCTGGTACTCAATAACGGAAAGCACAAACATGCTATGGAAGCGGTTCTGACCATGGAGGTTCCTCAAAATGCATCCGTAAAATATAGAACGGCATTCGTTGTACCGCGGGAATCGGATATTGTTTCCCTGAAGGATATCAGTCACCTCAAGGGCATTCGACTTGCATTGGTAAGCCCCGAATCTACCTCGGGCAACCTTATTCCAAGGTTTGTACTAGAAAAGATGGGAATTAGTTCTGTTGGATCTTTTTTCGGGAATATCAGTTATGCGGGGTCACACAGGTCGGCACTCGAACATGTCCTTGATGGGCACGCTGATATGGCTGCTTTCGGGAGTTCGGAGTATACGGAATACGTGAAAAAAAATGGAAATAACAGTAAAATAAGACTTGTACAGTTGTCAGACCCGATCCCACTTGGACCTGTACTGTTCAATGGATCTCTTGATAAAGATTTCCAACAAAAGCTGAAACAGCTATTGACCTCGCTCCATATAGAGTATCCACTGGTTTTTTCAAAGATTACGCAAGGATGGATAGAAGCGATCGGTGCAGAAAAATTCATAGCCATAGACCCCGATTATTATGAAACCTATATTGATTCAAAAGACAGGTAA
- a CDS encoding OmpA family protein, with product MKNTISNAFIASIAWISILTSISMDASAQSILKKIKGKVENTATRKILEQTDKALNKGMDKVIESAGEDNSKNGEEDSGESVPRTQKGRKPIGSFSRYDFEPGDTLLYANDFSTEALGELPAGWNSNRSSVIVSLDGIGGKWLRLVQNSVSLTDNEKSFGSDFTVEFDLVMDIDFKGWLPPSFQFGLLASGKESPSSNKLLVDPKGTKSFYMEISPLADAGNINLESHVGYVRHFHSAPERNPAVKNWYGRPVHVAVQGQKERLRIWIDGQKLYDVPKGIAKEGVMNQLFLRLGSSPYKDEQIGVFIGNIKIAKGIPDTRRKLLEEGRFATTGILFETASASIKPESAGVLRTIAAILEQEPAIRLNIVGHTDGVGDDSGNLALSGKRAEAVKDWLVRTSGIDGERLMTSGKGETEPVSENATASGRAKNRRVEFIKI from the coding sequence ATGAAAAATACAATATCAAATGCATTCATAGCATCAATTGCATGGATCAGTATACTCACCAGCATATCCATGGATGCCAGTGCCCAGTCCATATTAAAAAAGATAAAGGGCAAGGTAGAGAACACGGCAACCCGAAAAATACTTGAGCAGACCGATAAGGCATTAAACAAAGGTATGGACAAGGTGATCGAATCTGCAGGAGAAGACAATTCCAAAAATGGAGAAGAGGATTCGGGTGAATCTGTTCCTAGGACCCAAAAAGGGAGGAAACCCATAGGGTCGTTCAGTAGGTACGATTTCGAACCGGGAGATACGCTCCTATATGCGAATGATTTCTCCACAGAAGCTCTGGGCGAACTTCCAGCTGGATGGAACAGCAACAGGAGCTCGGTAATCGTATCCCTGGACGGTATCGGCGGAAAATGGCTTCGACTTGTCCAGAACAGTGTCTCCCTAACGGATAATGAAAAATCATTTGGTAGCGATTTTACCGTTGAATTCGATCTTGTGATGGATATCGATTTCAAGGGTTGGCTCCCCCCTTCGTTCCAGTTCGGACTTCTGGCATCCGGAAAAGAATCGCCAAGTTCCAATAAGCTACTGGTCGATCCCAAGGGGACCAAGTCATTCTATATGGAAATCTCGCCGCTCGCGGATGCGGGGAATATCAATCTGGAGAGCCATGTTGGATATGTCCGTCATTTCCACAGCGCTCCCGAGAGGAATCCGGCTGTAAAGAACTGGTATGGTCGGCCTGTCCATGTAGCGGTCCAAGGCCAAAAAGAGCGTTTGCGCATCTGGATAGACGGCCAGAAGCTATATGATGTACCCAAAGGGATCGCTAAAGAAGGAGTTATGAACCAGCTGTTCCTGCGCTTGGGCAGCAGTCCCTATAAAGATGAACAGATCGGTGTTTTCATAGGTAATATCAAAATTGCAAAAGGGATCCCGGATACCAGACGTAAGCTCCTTGAGGAAGGCCGATTTGCTACCACGGGCATCCTGTTCGAAACCGCTTCGGCTTCCATAAAACCGGAATCCGCTGGGGTATTGCGAACGATCGCTGCTATCCTGGAGCAAGAGCCAGCAATCCGTCTCAACATAGTGGGCCACACTGATGGGGTGGGCGATGATTCGGGCAACCTTGCCCTCAGTGGCAAGCGTGCCGAAGCGGTAAAAGATTGGCTGGTGAGAACCTCAGGAATTGATGGTGAAAGGCTGATGACCTCGGGCAAGGGAGAAACGGAGCCGGTATCCGAAAATGCGACGGCATCAGGCCGGGCCAAGAACCGAAGGGTGGAATTTATCAAGATATGA
- a CDS encoding ABC transporter permease produces MVNLRVILRAMLKRGTVSIVHVVGMSVSLATAILLFLTARFELSYDSFHEDAERIGWLYSKSYDENGARYNSSMAAPLAPALKEEIAGIEYISRMASGSILLKNGDRELVSTSRYVDDDFLSIFSFPLISGDKNALNDIGNIAIEENMARNLFGSVDVIGRMVSVNIDGTWEQKVISAVLGETPQNSSIRFSSLLRFELQPNYRTDRDNWTSQNHDVILKLRDRTVENIDFARETRAFTELHYRDEIVGRKNSGGSSEELGDLFSLNLISIKDYHLNSFGISGGPPSFYPWILLAVAGLILITACTNFVSLTLAGSLQRSREIGTRKILGATRKDLAVHLWLETFFVCFLSLIIGLFFAWLALSEYNSMLNYRLELSSLFSPETLIFFIGAFLSVTLLAGGYPAFKIARMSSNESLRGDVTIKSSRLRSGLTVLQFSITILFIISSIVVSSQIEYLATRSLGYNATEVISIPIGKGIDKGQALERMRAELSKETWIKSLSASDANLGLGSDGTLRSSILKFSQEDRDYSTNYMRVDYDFFKTLEIRLLAGRDFDRTMHTDTAAVIVNRKMAEQMGGIERILGKKIALNGGSTVIGVVDDFHFQHLRKKVEPLSLSINGNASDIEYIFIKVETDFLPKTMENIWAVWKKVNPNATNPASYLDENANNLYRKDRTFSKIVMIGSGIAIVISCMGLFALALSATARRVKEIGIRKVLGASVWSVIMLISSDFIKLVALAFAMSAPMAWILLNSWLQTYAYRVQMEWWMMGIAAVIVFLTTFFTIFWQTYRAATTNPVESLRI; encoded by the coding sequence ATGGTAAATTTAAGGGTCATTTTACGCGCAATGCTAAAACGCGGAACGGTAAGCATCGTACACGTTGTTGGGATGTCAGTGTCTTTGGCGACGGCGATATTGCTGTTCCTTACGGCCAGGTTTGAACTGTCCTACGATAGCTTTCATGAAGATGCGGAGCGTATCGGTTGGCTATATAGCAAGAGCTACGATGAAAACGGGGCGAGGTACAATTCCTCAATGGCAGCTCCCTTGGCTCCTGCCCTTAAGGAAGAGATCGCCGGAATTGAATACATCAGCAGGATGGCCAGCGGGAGTATTCTACTGAAGAACGGCGATAGGGAGTTGGTATCCACTAGCAGGTATGTGGACGATGACTTCCTGTCGATATTTTCCTTTCCTCTTATTTCAGGTGATAAAAATGCATTAAATGACATCGGAAATATAGCAATAGAGGAAAACATGGCCCGTAACCTGTTCGGATCTGTCGACGTCATTGGAAGGATGGTTAGCGTCAACATTGACGGAACTTGGGAGCAGAAGGTCATTTCAGCCGTCCTTGGCGAGACTCCTCAAAATTCCAGCATCCGCTTCAGTTCACTCTTAAGGTTCGAACTTCAACCAAACTATAGGACGGACAGGGATAACTGGACTTCCCAGAACCATGATGTTATATTAAAGCTCCGGGATAGAACCGTAGAGAACATCGATTTTGCGCGAGAAACCAGGGCATTCACCGAACTCCATTACAGAGATGAGATCGTTGGACGGAAAAACTCAGGCGGAAGTTCGGAGGAACTGGGGGATCTGTTTTCCCTCAACCTCATTTCCATCAAGGACTATCATCTCAACAGTTTCGGTATTTCGGGCGGCCCACCGTCTTTCTATCCATGGATATTGCTGGCAGTGGCGGGACTCATCCTGATAACGGCATGTACGAATTTTGTCAGTCTTACGCTCGCGGGTTCTTTGCAGCGCAGCAGGGAGATCGGCACAAGGAAGATACTTGGAGCAACGCGCAAAGATCTAGCGGTCCATTTATGGTTGGAAACGTTCTTTGTATGCTTCCTGTCTTTGATCATTGGTCTGTTCTTTGCTTGGCTGGCCCTTTCCGAATACAATTCAATGTTAAACTACAGGCTTGAACTATCTTCATTGTTCTCCCCCGAAACCCTAATCTTTTTTATCGGTGCTTTTTTATCGGTTACCCTGCTGGCCGGTGGATATCCTGCCTTCAAAATTGCCCGTATGAGCTCGAATGAATCTTTAAGGGGAGACGTTACCATCAAATCGTCCAGGCTAAGGAGCGGACTGACAGTGCTCCAGTTTTCCATAACGATTCTTTTTATCATTTCGTCAATTGTCGTCAGTTCACAGATTGAATACCTGGCAACCCGTTCCCTCGGATATAATGCAACTGAGGTCATCAGTATTCCGATAGGTAAGGGGATCGACAAAGGACAGGCATTGGAAAGGATGCGGGCAGAGCTCTCGAAGGAGACATGGATAAAATCCTTGAGCGCATCTGACGCAAACCTGGGGCTGGGCAGCGATGGTACCTTGCGAAGTAGCATTTTGAAGTTTTCACAGGAAGACAGGGATTACAGTACCAATTATATGCGCGTGGATTATGATTTTTTCAAGACTCTGGAAATCAGGTTACTTGCGGGGCGTGATTTCGACCGTACTATGCATACAGATACCGCTGCCGTGATCGTTAATCGCAAGATGGCAGAGCAGATGGGCGGCATTGAACGGATTTTAGGGAAAAAGATTGCGCTCAACGGTGGGAGTACGGTTATTGGAGTAGTCGATGACTTTCACTTTCAGCATCTGCGGAAGAAAGTGGAACCATTGAGTCTTTCCATTAATGGAAATGCATCAGATATTGAATATATCTTTATCAAGGTAGAGACGGATTTTCTTCCTAAAACAATGGAAAATATTTGGGCGGTATGGAAAAAGGTTAATCCGAATGCCACCAATCCGGCATCCTATCTGGATGAGAATGCAAATAACCTATATAGAAAGGACCGGACATTTTCAAAGATCGTAATGATAGGCTCCGGTATCGCCATCGTCATTTCCTGTATGGGGCTTTTCGCGCTGGCACTGTCTGCCACTGCAAGGAGGGTTAAGGAGATCGGAATCCGTAAGGTCTTAGGGGCATCGGTATGGAGCGTCATAATGCTCATTTCGTCGGATTTCATTAAGCTGGTCGCCCTGGCATTTGCGATGTCCGCCCCCATGGCCTGGATACTCCTGAACTCTTGGTTGCAGACTTATGCATATAGGGTACAAATGGAATGGTGGATGATGGGAATTGCCGCAGTGATCGTTTTTCTGACAACATTCTTCACCATTTTTTGGCAAACGTATCGTGCAGCTACAACAAATCCTGTTGAAAGTTTGAGAATCTGA